In Limnobaculum parvum, one DNA window encodes the following:
- the yjiA gene encoding GTPase yields the protein MKPIAVTILTGFLGAGKTTLLRHILNENHGYKIAVIENEFGEVPIDNTIIGDRASRITTLSNGCICCSKSNELEDALLDLLDGVDKNQLEFDRLVIECTGMADPGPITQAFFAHELICQRFLLDGILTLVDAVHADQQLNQFTISQAQVGYADRILLTKTDVAPDNEALIQRLQLMNARAPIHKVTHGNIDLSVLFDIEGFVLNDKMNVTAPTPIFRRIPQPQNNIQSIVIYHDQPIELMQISEVMENLLVKFADNLLRYKGILLIKDEPRRLLFQGVQRLYNADWDREWLPDEEQKSTMVFIGIDLPEEEIRTKFAELSN from the coding sequence ATGAAACCCATTGCAGTCACTATCCTGACAGGCTTTTTGGGTGCAGGTAAAACCACACTGTTACGCCATATTCTGAATGAAAATCACGGTTACAAAATTGCCGTTATTGAAAATGAATTTGGTGAAGTACCGATAGACAATACCATCATTGGCGATCGGGCCAGTCGCATCACCACCCTCAGCAACGGCTGCATCTGTTGCAGTAAATCAAATGAACTGGAAGACGCCCTGCTGGACCTATTAGATGGCGTGGATAAAAACCAGTTGGAATTTGACCGGTTGGTTATTGAATGCACCGGTATGGCCGACCCAGGTCCTATTACTCAAGCCTTTTTTGCCCATGAGCTTATTTGCCAACGTTTTCTGTTAGATGGCATTCTCACATTAGTCGATGCCGTACATGCTGACCAGCAACTGAACCAGTTTACTATCTCACAAGCACAAGTCGGCTATGCCGATCGCATTTTGCTGACCAAAACCGATGTTGCGCCCGATAACGAAGCGCTAATCCAACGGCTACAGTTAATGAACGCTCGTGCCCCCATTCATAAAGTGACGCATGGCAATATCGACCTCAGTGTATTATTCGATATCGAAGGCTTTGTGCTTAATGACAAAATGAATGTTACTGCACCAACACCGATCTTTCGCCGCATTCCTCAACCGCAAAATAATATTCAGTCAATCGTGATCTATCACGACCAACCGATAGAACTGATGCAAATATCAGAGGTCATGGAAAACCTTCTGGTGAAATTTGCCGACAATTTACTGCGTTATAAGGGAATTCTGTTGATAAAAGACGAGCCGCGCCGTCTACTATTTCAGGGTGTACAACGCCTGTATAATGCCGATTGGGATCGTGAGTGGCTTCCAGATGAAGAACAAAAAAGCACCATGGTATTCATTGGTATTGATTTACCTGAAGAAGAAATTCGAACCAAATTTGCCGAATTATCAAATTGA
- a CDS encoding YbdD/YjiX family protein yields the protein MFGNLGQAGKYLGQAARMLIGVPDYDNYVQHIKLTHPDQTPMTYEEFFRERQDARYGADGKGGMRCC from the coding sequence ATGTTTGGAAATCTCGGTCAAGCTGGTAAATATCTGGGGCAAGCCGCGCGTATGTTAATCGGTGTGCCTGACTATGATAATTATGTTCAACATATAAAGCTCACTCACCCGGACCAAACGCCGATGACTTATGAAGAGTTTTTCCGCGAACGTCAAGATGCCCGCTACGGTGCTGACGGTAAAGGTGGAATGCGCTGCTGCTAA
- a CDS encoding carbon starvation CstA family protein — MKREGILKHIPWILLAILGASCLGVVALRRGEHISALWIIVASVSVYLVAYRYYSLYIASKVMQLNPNRATPAVINNDGLNYVPTNKKVLFGHHFAAIAGAGPLVGPVLAAQVGYLPGTLWLLAGVVLAGAVQDFMVLFISSRRNGASLGEIIKKEMGPVPGTIALFGCFLIMIIILAVLALIVVKALAESPWGVFTVCSTVPIALFMGVYMRFLRPGRVGEISVIGIILLVASIWFGGVIAHDPYWGPALTFKDTTITYTLIGYAFISALLPVWLILAPRDYLATFLKIGVIVGLAIGIVILNPDLKMPAVTQFVDGTGPVWKGSLFPFLFITIACGAVSGFHALISSGTTPKLLACETDSRFIGYGAMLMESFVAIMALIAASIIEPGLYFAMNTPPAALGITMPDLHRLGTSDAPMIMESLRDVTTHAAATVSSWGFVISPDQILQTAKDIGEPSVLNRAGGAPTLAVGIAHVFHQIIPAANMGFWYHFGILFEALFILTALDAGTRSGRFMLQDLLGNFVPFLKKTDSLIAGIVGTAGCVGLWGYLLYQGVVDPLGGVKSLWPLFGISNQMLAAVALVLSTVVLIKMKRAKYIWVTVIPAIWLLICTTYALGLKLLSNNPQLEGFFFQANNYKQKIADGGANLTAQQIANMNHIVVNNYTNAGLSILFLLVVYSIIFYGIKTAMAAHKKSERTDQETPFVPVPEGGIQISSHH, encoded by the coding sequence ATGAAAAGAGAGGGAATATTAAAACATATCCCATGGATATTGTTGGCAATACTCGGTGCATCTTGCTTGGGCGTAGTTGCCCTGCGCCGTGGTGAGCACATCAGTGCCCTGTGGATTATCGTTGCTTCGGTATCGGTTTATCTGGTGGCATACCGCTACTACAGCCTTTACATCGCTTCTAAAGTGATGCAATTGAACCCAAATCGTGCAACACCAGCCGTCATCAATAATGACGGTCTGAACTATGTACCAACTAACAAGAAAGTCCTGTTTGGTCACCACTTTGCTGCTATCGCTGGTGCGGGTCCTTTAGTTGGTCCTGTATTAGCTGCACAAGTTGGTTATCTGCCTGGTACCCTATGGCTACTCGCCGGTGTGGTATTAGCAGGTGCAGTACAAGACTTCATGGTACTGTTTATCTCCTCACGCCGTAATGGTGCTTCTCTGGGTGAGATCATTAAAAAGGAAATGGGCCCGGTTCCGGGAACTATCGCGCTGTTTGGCTGCTTCCTGATTATGATCATCATTTTGGCGGTACTGGCTCTTATCGTTGTTAAAGCCTTGGCCGAAAGCCCATGGGGTGTGTTCACCGTATGTTCTACTGTACCGATCGCGCTGTTTATGGGTGTTTACATGCGCTTCTTACGCCCAGGTCGTGTGGGCGAAATTTCGGTTATCGGTATCATTCTGTTAGTTGCATCCATCTGGTTCGGTGGCGTTATTGCCCATGACCCATACTGGGGCCCTGCTCTGACATTTAAAGACACCACTATTACCTATACGCTGATTGGTTATGCCTTTATTTCTGCCTTACTGCCTGTATGGTTGATTCTGGCACCACGCGATTATCTGGCGACCTTCCTGAAAATCGGCGTTATCGTTGGTTTAGCAATTGGTATCGTGATCCTGAACCCAGACCTGAAAATGCCTGCAGTAACGCAGTTCGTTGACGGTACAGGTCCAGTTTGGAAAGGTTCACTGTTCCCATTCCTGTTTATTACTATTGCCTGTGGTGCTGTTTCTGGCTTCCACGCACTGATTTCTTCTGGTACTACACCAAAACTGCTGGCTTGCGAAACCGACTCTCGCTTTATCGGTTACGGTGCAATGCTGATGGAATCTTTCGTAGCTATCATGGCTCTGATCGCGGCTTCTATTATCGAGCCAGGTCTGTACTTTGCAATGAATACCCCGCCAGCAGCGTTAGGCATCACCATGCCAGACCTGCACAGATTGGGTACTTCAGATGCGCCAATGATCATGGAGTCACTGCGTGACGTAACTACCCATGCTGCGGCTACCGTTAGCTCTTGGGGTTTTGTCATTAGTCCTGATCAAATCCTGCAAACTGCTAAAGATATCGGTGAACCTTCAGTACTGAACCGTGCGGGTGGTGCTCCAACATTAGCTGTTGGTATTGCACACGTATTCCATCAGATCATCCCTGCTGCAAACATGGGCTTCTGGTACCACTTTGGTATTCTGTTTGAAGCACTGTTCATCCTGACTGCTCTGGATGCCGGTACGCGTTCTGGCCGCTTCATGCTGCAAGACCTGCTGGGTAACTTTGTACCATTCCTGAAGAAAACGGATTCTCTGATTGCCGGTATCGTCGGTACAGCGGGTTGTGTTGGTCTTTGGGGTTACTTACTGTATCAAGGCGTAGTGGATCCATTAGGCGGCGTTAAGAGCCTGTGGCCTCTGTTCGGTATCTCCAACCAGATGTTAGCTGCTGTTGCTCTGGTTCTGAGTACCGTTGTACTGATTAAGATGAAGCGTGCCAAGTACATTTGGGTTACTGTGATTCCAGCTATTTGGCTGTTAATCTGTACCACTTATGCACTGGGTCTAAAACTGCTGAGCAACAATCCACAGTTAGAAGGCTTCTTCTTCCAGGCTAACAACTATAAGCAGAAGATCGCTGATGGTGGCGCTAACCTGACTGCACAACAGATTGCTAACATGAACCACATTGTAGTCAACAACTACACTAACGCTGGTTTAAGCATCCTGTTCCTGTTAGTGGTTTACAGCATCATTTTCTACGGTATCAAAACTGCGATGGCTGCACATAAAAAATCAGAACGTACCGACCAGGAAACGCCTTTTGTGCCAGTTCCTGAAGGCGGCATTCAGATTTCTTCGCACCATTAA
- the rimP gene encoding ribosome maturation factor RimP, with translation MATLEQKLTELISAPVEALGFELVGIEFIRGRQSTLRIYIDSENGINVDDCADVSHQVSAVLDVEDPITTAYNLEVSSPGLERPLFTTAHYERFINEDVSLTLRMGVQNRRRWAGKIKSVEGEMITLDVEGKDEVFALSNIQKANLVPHF, from the coding sequence TTGGCCACGCTAGAGCAGAAGTTGACAGAGTTGATAAGCGCACCGGTAGAAGCATTAGGCTTTGAACTGGTTGGAATTGAGTTCATCCGTGGGCGTCAATCGACACTGCGTATCTACATTGACAGTGAAAACGGTATTAATGTTGATGATTGCGCCGATGTCAGTCATCAGGTCAGTGCGGTGTTGGATGTTGAAGATCCAATTACCACGGCCTATAACCTGGAGGTATCGTCTCCGGGCCTAGAAAGACCGTTATTCACAACAGCTCACTATGAGCGCTTTATCAATGAAGACGTATCCCTGACTTTACGCATGGGTGTACAAAACCGTCGTAGATGGGCAGGCAAGATTAAATCCGTCGAGGGTGAAATGATAACTCTTGATGTGGAAGGTAAAGATGAAGTATTCGCGCTGAGCAATATTCAGAAAGCGAATCTGGTCCCCCACTTTTAG
- the nusA gene encoding transcription termination factor NusA has protein sequence MNKEILAVVEAVSNEKALPREKIFEALETALATATKKKYEQEIDVRVSIDHRSGDFDTFRRWMVVETVTLPTREITLDAARLDEPEIQVGDYVEDQIESVTFDRITTQTAKQVIVQKVREAERAMVVEQFREYEGEIVTGVAKKVNRDSIILDLGNNAEAVIGREDMLPRENFRPGDRVRGVLYIVRPEARGAQLFISRSRPEMLIELFRIEVPEIGEEVIEIKAAARDPGSRAKIAVKTNDKRIDPVGACVGMRGARVQAVSGELGGERIDIVLWDDNPAQFVINAMAPADVASIVVDEDRHTMDIAVEAGNLAQAIGRNGQNVRLAAQLTGWELNVMTTEELHAKHQAETYAAIDAFTKYLDIDEDFATLLVQEGFSSLEELAYVPVKELLEIDGLDEDTIEALRTRAKNALTTLALAQEESLGDNKPAEDLLSLPNLDRSMAYKLAAKGVCTLEDLAEQGVDDLTDIDGLTSEKAGELIMAARNICWFGDQE, from the coding sequence ATGAATAAAGAGATTCTGGCTGTTGTTGAAGCGGTTTCTAATGAAAAGGCGCTTCCTCGTGAGAAAATTTTCGAGGCGCTAGAAACAGCTCTGGCAACAGCAACTAAGAAAAAGTATGAGCAAGAAATTGACGTACGCGTAAGTATCGATCACCGTTCCGGCGATTTTGATACTTTCCGTCGCTGGATGGTGGTTGAAACCGTTACTCTGCCAACGCGTGAAATTACGTTAGATGCTGCTCGTCTTGATGAACCTGAAATTCAGGTTGGCGATTACGTTGAAGATCAAATTGAATCGGTAACGTTTGACCGTATCACAACCCAGACCGCGAAGCAGGTTATCGTACAAAAAGTACGTGAAGCTGAGCGCGCTATGGTTGTTGAACAATTCCGTGAGTATGAAGGCGAAATTGTTACTGGCGTAGCTAAAAAAGTTAACCGTGATAGTATCATTCTTGATTTAGGTAACAACGCAGAAGCCGTTATCGGTCGTGAAGATATGTTACCGCGCGAAAACTTCCGCCCTGGTGACCGCGTTCGTGGCGTACTGTATATCGTTCGCCCGGAAGCCCGTGGTGCTCAGCTATTTATCAGCCGTTCACGCCCGGAAATGCTGATCGAACTGTTCCGCATTGAAGTACCGGAAATTGGCGAAGAAGTTATCGAGATTAAAGCAGCCGCCCGTGACCCAGGTTCTCGTGCGAAAATCGCAGTGAAAACCAACGATAAGCGTATCGACCCAGTTGGTGCTTGTGTTGGTATGCGCGGTGCACGTGTACAAGCCGTTTCAGGTGAACTGGGCGGTGAGCGTATTGATATCGTGCTATGGGATGATAATCCAGCACAGTTTGTGATTAATGCGATGGCCCCCGCAGACGTGGCCTCTATCGTTGTTGACGAAGATAGACATACCATGGATATCGCTGTAGAAGCCGGTAATTTGGCTCAGGCGATTGGTCGTAACGGTCAAAACGTTCGTCTTGCTGCTCAGCTAACTGGCTGGGAGCTGAACGTGATGACAACCGAAGAGTTACATGCAAAACATCAGGCAGAAACGTACGCTGCGATTGATGCCTTTACCAAGTATCTGGATATCGATGAAGATTTCGCCACGCTACTGGTACAGGAAGGTTTCTCATCTCTGGAAGAGTTGGCCTATGTGCCGGTGAAAGAGCTGTTAGAAATTGACGGTCTGGATGAAGACACCATTGAAGCGTTACGTACCCGTGCTAAAAATGCGTTAACGACGCTGGCATTAGCGCAGGAAGAGAGCCTTGGCGACAACAAGCCGGCAGAAGATTTATTAAGTCTGCCTAATCTTGATCGTTCTATGGCGTACAAATTGGCTGCGAAAGGCGTTTGTACGTTAGAAGACCTTGCAGAGCAAGGTGTTGACGATTTGACAGATATTGATGGCCTGACCAGCGAGAAAGCTGGCGAGTTAATTATGGCCGCACGCAATATTTGTTGGTTTGGCGATCAAGAGTAA
- the infB gene encoding translation initiation factor IF-2 has protein sequence MSEVTVKSLAEEIQTPVDRLLQQFADAGIKKSVSDSVTQQEKEALLAHLNHEHGGAPSKLTLQRKTHSTLSIPSTGGKSKSVPIEVRKKRTYVNRDSQEAQEAEAQAAREAEELAQREAEEKAKRAAEEQAKREAEEKAKRDAAAKKAAEEKAKVATTANKSAEKAEKPAQTEKARREAEAAELKRKAEEEMQRKVEEDAKRVAEEARKMAEENEGRWASESQAEEVVEDYHVTTSHHAREAEDENDRKVEGERRARGGKSGKPKKGNKLSESKADREEARAVTRGGKGKRKPSTLQHSFNKPAQVVNRDVVIGETITVAELANKMAVKGSQVIKTMMKLGAMATINQVIDQETAQLVAEEMGHKVILRRENELEEALMSDRDTNAALEPRAPVVTIMGHVDHGKTSLLDYIRSTKVASGEAGGITQHIGAYHVETENGMITFLDTPGHAAFTSMRARGAQATDIVVLVVAADDGVMPQTIEAIQHAKAAKVPLVVAVNKIDKPEADMDRVKQELSQHNVLPEEWGGDTQFIPVSAKVGTGIDELLNAILLQAEVLELKSVREGMASGVVIESFLDKGRGPVATVLVQEGTLRKGDIVLCGFEYGRVRAMRDEVGREISEAGPSIPVEILGLSAVPAAGDEATVVRDEKKAREVALYRQGKYREVKLARQQKSKLENMFANMEEGDVSELNIVLKADVQGSTEAICESLLNLSTDEVKVKIVGSGVGGITETDATLAAASNAIILGFNVRADASARKVVEAESLDLRYYSVIYDLIGEVKQAMSGMLAPEYKQQIIGLAEVRDVFRSPKFGSIAGCMVTEGIVKRHNPIRVLRDNVVIYEGELESLRRFKDDASEVRNGMECGIGVKNYNDVRVGDLIEVFEVIEIKRTIA, from the coding sequence ATGTCAGAAGTAACCGTAAAATCGCTGGCCGAAGAGATTCAAACTCCGGTAGACCGCCTGTTGCAGCAGTTTGCTGATGCAGGTATTAAAAAGTCTGTATCGGACTCTGTTACCCAGCAGGAAAAAGAAGCTTTGCTGGCGCACCTTAATCATGAACATGGTGGTGCACCAAGTAAACTTACGTTGCAGCGTAAAACCCATAGTACACTGAGTATTCCAAGTACCGGTGGTAAGAGTAAGTCTGTCCCGATTGAAGTACGTAAAAAACGGACTTATGTAAACCGCGACTCACAAGAAGCTCAGGAAGCAGAAGCACAGGCTGCACGCGAAGCGGAAGAATTAGCCCAACGCGAAGCAGAAGAGAAAGCCAAACGCGCTGCAGAAGAGCAGGCGAAACGCGAAGCGGAAGAGAAAGCCAAGCGTGACGCTGCTGCTAAGAAAGCGGCTGAAGAGAAAGCTAAAGTGGCGACAACAGCGAATAAATCTGCAGAAAAGGCTGAAAAACCAGCCCAGACGGAAAAAGCCCGTCGTGAAGCAGAAGCGGCAGAACTGAAGCGTAAAGCTGAAGAAGAGATGCAGCGCAAGGTTGAAGAAGATGCCAAACGCGTAGCGGAAGAAGCTCGCAAAATGGCAGAAGAGAATGAAGGTCGTTGGGCATCTGAATCGCAAGCAGAAGAGGTCGTAGAAGATTATCACGTCACTACATCTCACCATGCTCGTGAAGCCGAAGATGAGAACGATCGTAAAGTGGAAGGCGAACGTCGCGCTCGCGGTGGTAAATCAGGCAAGCCGAAGAAAGGGAATAAACTCTCTGAATCGAAAGCCGACCGTGAAGAGGCTCGCGCCGTTACCCGTGGTGGTAAAGGTAAGCGTAAGCCAAGCACATTACAACACAGCTTTAATAAACCGGCTCAGGTAGTAAACCGTGACGTAGTGATTGGTGAAACCATCACCGTTGCTGAGTTGGCAAACAAAATGGCAGTTAAAGGTTCTCAGGTTATTAAAACCATGATGAAACTGGGTGCCATGGCGACCATCAATCAGGTTATCGATCAGGAAACAGCCCAGCTGGTTGCTGAAGAGATGGGCCACAAAGTTATCCTGCGTCGTGAAAACGAGCTTGAAGAAGCGCTGATGAGCGACCGTGATACCAATGCAGCATTGGAGCCACGTGCACCGGTTGTTACCATCATGGGTCACGTAGACCACGGTAAAACATCCCTGCTGGACTATATCCGTTCAACTAAGGTGGCATCCGGCGAAGCGGGTGGTATTACCCAGCATATCGGTGCTTACCACGTTGAAACTGAAAACGGCATGATCACCTTCCTGGATACCCCAGGACACGCCGCATTTACCTCAATGCGTGCTCGTGGTGCTCAGGCAACGGATATCGTTGTTCTAGTGGTTGCGGCAGATGATGGCGTGATGCCACAGACTATCGAAGCTATTCAGCATGCTAAAGCGGCGAAAGTTCCTTTAGTGGTTGCAGTGAACAAGATCGATAAGCCAGAAGCCGATATGGATCGAGTCAAGCAAGAACTGTCTCAGCACAACGTTCTGCCTGAAGAGTGGGGCGGCGACACTCAGTTCATTCCTGTTTCTGCGAAAGTCGGTACCGGTATTGATGAGCTGCTGAATGCGATTCTGTTGCAGGCTGAAGTTCTGGAGCTGAAATCAGTACGTGAAGGCATGGCTAGTGGCGTGGTGATTGAATCATTCCTAGATAAAGGTCGTGGCCCTGTGGCAACGGTTCTGGTTCAGGAAGGTACACTGCGTAAAGGCGATATCGTTCTGTGTGGTTTCGAATATGGCCGCGTTCGCGCAATGCGTGATGAAGTGGGTCGTGAAATCAGTGAAGCTGGCCCATCTATTCCAGTAGAAATTCTGGGGCTGTCAGCGGTTCCTGCTGCCGGTGATGAAGCGACTGTGGTTCGTGATGAGAAGAAAGCGCGTGAAGTAGCTTTATATCGTCAGGGTAAATACCGCGAAGTGAAACTGGCTCGTCAGCAGAAGTCTAAACTGGAAAACATGTTTGCTAACATGGAAGAAGGTGATGTTTCTGAACTGAATATCGTTCTGAAAGCGGACGTTCAGGGTTCTACTGAAGCGATTTGTGAATCACTGTTGAACCTGTCTACTGATGAAGTGAAAGTGAAGATCGTTGGTTCAGGCGTCGGTGGTATTACTGAAACTGATGCTACTTTGGCTGCCGCGTCTAACGCAATCATTTTAGGCTTCAACGTGCGTGCTGATGCCTCTGCGCGTAAAGTAGTAGAAGCGGAAAGTTTGGATCTGCGTTACTACTCGGTTATTTATGACCTGATTGGCGAAGTGAAACAAGCCATGAGCGGTATGCTAGCGCCTGAATATAAACAGCAGATCATTGGTCTGGCTGAAGTGCGTGACGTATTCCGTTCACCGAAGTTTGGTTCCATCGCTGGTTGTATGGTGACTGAAGGTATTGTTAAACGTCATAACCCAATCCGCGTACTGCGTGACAACGTGGTTATCTATGAAGGCGAACTGGAATCCCTGCGTCGCTTTAAAGATGATGCCAGTGAAGTACGTAACGGTATGGAATGTGGTATCGGCGTGAAGAACTACAATGACGTTCGCGTTGGCGACCTGATTGAAGTGTTTGAAGTTATCGAGATTAAGCGGACTATCGCTTAA
- the rbfA gene encoding 30S ribosome-binding factor RbfA: MAREFSRTQRVSQEMQKEIAIILQREVKDPRIGMATVSGVELSRDLAYAKVFVTFLNDNDDDAITTGLKALQDASGFIRSLLGKAMRLRVVPELTFAYDNSLVEGMRMSNLVTSVVKNDAERRAAAGEDEEKE, encoded by the coding sequence ATGGCAAGAGAATTTAGCCGGACTCAGCGCGTTTCTCAGGAGATGCAAAAAGAGATTGCCATCATTTTACAGCGTGAAGTCAAAGATCCGCGCATTGGAATGGCAACGGTTTCTGGTGTTGAACTTTCACGGGATCTGGCCTACGCCAAAGTATTCGTGACTTTCCTGAACGACAATGACGACGACGCCATCACAACAGGTCTGAAAGCCCTACAGGATGCATCTGGTTTTATCCGTTCGCTGTTAGGAAAGGCTATGCGTCTACGGGTTGTTCCTGAATTGACCTTTGCTTATGATAATTCACTGGTAGAAGGTATGCGCATGTCCAACCTAGTTACCAGCGTAGTAAAGAATGATGCCGAGCGCCGTGCGGCTGCCGGTGAGGATGAGGAAAAAGAGTAA
- the truB gene encoding tRNA pseudouridine(55) synthase TruB, whose translation MGRPRRRGRDIHGVLLLDKPTGIGSNDVLQKVKRIFNANKAGHTGALDPLATGMLPICLGEATKFSQFLLDADKRYRVIARLGQRTDTSDSDGAIISERPVNFTQAQLDGALETFRGESDQIPSMYSALKYQGRPLYEYARQGIDVPRESRKITVYELKFIRWEGNELELEIHCSKGTYIRTIVDDLGELLGCGAHVIYLRRLNVADYPTERMVTLTQLEQIVNSAQAEERAPAEDLDPLLLPMDSAVADFPEVNLLPVMGVYVKQGQAVQVAGAPRSGLVRITVGDEREFIGVGQIDDDGRVAPRRLVVENPVE comes from the coding sequence ATGGGACGTCCTCGTCGTCGCGGTCGCGATATACATGGTGTTCTGCTGCTGGATAAGCCGACAGGCATAGGCTCCAACGATGTCCTGCAGAAGGTAAAACGTATCTTTAACGCCAATAAGGCGGGGCACACGGGTGCACTGGATCCGCTGGCTACGGGCATGTTGCCAATCTGTCTGGGAGAAGCCACTAAGTTCTCCCAGTTCTTATTGGATGCCGATAAACGTTATCGAGTGATCGCGCGGTTAGGGCAAAGAACGGATACCTCTGATTCTGATGGTGCTATCATTTCTGAACGTCCGGTTAACTTTACTCAAGCGCAACTTGATGGTGCGCTTGAGACTTTCCGTGGAGAATCAGACCAGATCCCATCAATGTATTCCGCATTGAAATATCAGGGTCGACCGCTGTATGAATATGCCCGGCAGGGAATCGACGTTCCGCGCGAATCCCGAAAAATCACAGTGTATGAACTGAAATTCATCCGCTGGGAAGGTAACGAGCTGGAGTTGGAAATCCATTGTTCCAAAGGTACTTATATTCGCACCATCGTTGATGATTTGGGTGAGTTACTGGGCTGTGGTGCTCATGTGATATACCTGCGCCGCCTAAATGTGGCGGACTACCCAACTGAACGGATGGTAACGTTAACTCAGCTTGAACAAATTGTTAATAGCGCCCAGGCTGAAGAACGCGCCCCGGCAGAAGATTTAGATCCACTGTTGCTACCAATGGATAGCGCCGTTGCTGATTTTCCGGAAGTTAACTTACTGCCAGTCATGGGCGTATACGTTAAACAAGGGCAAGCAGTACAAGTCGCCGGTGCCCCACGTAGTGGACTGGTGCGCATTACCGTAGGTGATGAACGCGAATTTATCGGCGTCGGCCAAATCGACGACGATGGTCGCGTAGCCCCCCGTCGTCTGGTAGTTGAAAACCCGGTTGAATGA
- a CDS encoding DUF58 domain-containing protein yields MILPSNRLLVLGGLWFCGSIPTTIVPSLFPVWLIGGAALLLLVTLDAIGLYRQPLPVIEREVAGSLPQTIWRNVTLYVTSQVSVRQKIQLKDSPPEKCEYDDRTIHLTLAPLLVSQVVYRIKPLMRGDLWFGRVHLRLFSPLQLWQRQALVGSTQKVSVFPNFAPITQMALQTTITQAGMGFHKFRKRGQGMEFEQLREYRSGDAMRQIDWKATTRLRKMISREYQDERNQRIIMMLDCGRRMGASEGELMHFDHALNAVLLLSYVGLRYGDSVGLITLGGPERYLPPVRSVNAINRVLHEVYDLQPTLSSSDFEVAAQSLITRERKRSLVVLFTNLRDEDEQSLLAAVKLLSKRHLVLVASLRETELDNAASMPINNQQDAALRAAAASYQSKRQAVLTRLRSAGVLCLDVQPQQLAVESVNRYLAIKAAGQL; encoded by the coding sequence ATGATTCTGCCTTCTAACCGGCTACTGGTACTTGGAGGTCTTTGGTTCTGTGGGTCTATTCCCACAACCATCGTACCTTCGCTGTTTCCTGTCTGGCTGATAGGCGGTGCAGCACTCCTGCTGCTGGTTACTCTGGATGCTATCGGTTTATATCGGCAACCCTTACCTGTTATTGAACGCGAAGTTGCCGGCAGTCTACCGCAAACCATCTGGCGTAATGTGACGTTATATGTCACCTCTCAGGTATCTGTTCGGCAAAAAATTCAATTGAAAGACAGCCCGCCGGAAAAGTGTGAATACGACGATCGAACCATTCACCTGACACTTGCTCCTCTACTCGTTTCTCAGGTTGTTTACCGAATCAAACCATTAATGCGGGGTGATTTATGGTTTGGTCGTGTTCATTTGCGTCTATTTTCACCCTTGCAATTATGGCAACGTCAGGCATTAGTGGGTTCGACACAAAAAGTCAGTGTTTTTCCAAACTTTGCACCCATCACTCAAATGGCACTGCAAACCACCATTACTCAGGCTGGTATGGGATTTCATAAATTCCGTAAACGCGGTCAGGGTATGGAGTTTGAACAATTGCGTGAGTATCGTAGTGGTGATGCCATGCGGCAAATAGACTGGAAGGCCACCACCCGCCTGAGAAAAATGATCTCTCGGGAATATCAGGATGAACGCAATCAACGCATTATTATGATGCTGGACTGCGGACGCCGTATGGGTGCCAGCGAAGGTGAGTTGATGCATTTTGACCACGCGTTAAATGCCGTGTTGCTGCTCTCGTATGTTGGGTTGCGTTATGGTGATTCCGTTGGTTTGATCACGCTAGGTGGTCCAGAGCGTTATTTGCCACCGGTTCGCTCAGTTAATGCCATTAACCGAGTACTGCATGAGGTGTACGATCTGCAACCTACTCTATCCAGTAGCGATTTCGAAGTTGCAGCCCAGTCACTGATTACCCGAGAGCGTAAGCGCTCACTGGTCGTGTTGTTTACCAACTTAAGAGATGAAGATGAACAAAGCCTGCTGGCTGCGGTAAAACTGTTAAGTAAGCGCCATCTGGTATTGGTTGCCAGCCTGCGTGAAACCGAGCTGGATAATGCGGCGTCGATGCCGATTAATAATCAACAGGATGCCGCGCTGCGCGCTGCGGCAGCGAGTTATCAGTCTAAGCGTCAGGCGGTATTAACGCGATTGCGTAGCGCGGGTGTACTTTGTCTGGACGTTCAGCCGCAGCAGTTGGCGGTTGAGAGTGTGAATCGGTATCTGGCGATTAAGGCGGCGGGACAATTATAG